The proteins below come from a single Mus musculus strain C57BL/6J chromosome 5, GRCm38.p6 C57BL/6J genomic window:
- the Kdm2b gene encoding lysine-specific demethylase 2B isoform 2 (isoform 2 is encoded by transcript variant 2), whose translation MAMSVSAEDDDYESEPDQNRVVGRPKGKLGPASAVKLAANRTTAGARRRRTRCRKCEACLRTECGECHFCKDMKKFGGPGRMKQSCIMRQCIAPVLPHTAVCLVCGEAGKEDTVEEEEGKFNLMLMECSICNEIIHPGCLKIKESEGVVNDELPNCWECPKCNHAGKTGKQKRGPGFKYASNLPGSLLKEQKMNRDNKEGQEPAKRRSECEEAPRRRSDEHPKKVPADGILRRKSDDVHLRRKRKYEKPQELSGRKRASSLQTSPGSSSHLSPRPPLGSSLSPWWRSSLTYFQQQLKPGKEDKLFRKKRRSWKNAEDRLSLANKPLRRFKQEPEDDLPEAPPKTRESDQSRSSSPTAGPSTEGAEGPEEKKKVKMRRKRRLVNKELSKELSKELNHEIQKTESTLAHESQQPIKSEPESENDEPKRPLSHCERPHRFSKGLNGTPRELRHSLGPGLRSPPRVMSRPPPSASPPKCIQMERHVIRPPPISPPPDSLPLDDGAAHVMHREVWMAVFSYLSHRDLCVCMRVCRTWNRWCCDKRLWTRIDLNRCKSITPLMLSGIIRRQPVSLDLSWTNISKKQLSWLINRLPGLRDLVLSGCSWIAVSALCSSSCPLLRTLDVQWVEGLKDAQMRDLLSPPTDNRPGQMDNRSKLRNIVELRLAGLDITDVSLRLIIRHMPLLSKLQLSYCNHINDQSINLLTAVGTTTRDSLTEVNLSDCNKVTDLCLSFFKRCGNICHIDLRYCKQVTKEGCEQFIAEMSVSVQFGQVEEKLLQKLS comes from the exons ATGGCCATGTCCGTGAGCGCCGAGGACGACGACTATGAATCGGAGCCCGACCAG AACCGGGTGGTGGGTCGGCCTAAGGGCAAGTTGGGCCCGGCCTCAGCGGTGAAGTTGGCTGCCAACCGAACAACAGCAGGAGCTCGCAGGCGCCGGACGCGATGCCGCAAGTGCGAGGCCTGCCTGCGGACGGAGTGTGGAGAGTGCCACTTTTGCAAGGACATGAAGAAGTTTGGAGGTCCTGGGCGCATGAAGCAGAGCTGCATCATGCGGCAGTGCATCGCG CCAGTGCTGCCCCACACCGCCGTGTGCCTTGTGTGTGGCgaggcagggaaggaggacacagtggaagaggaagaaggcaagTTTAACCTCATGCTCATGGAATGCTCCATCTGCAACGAGATCATCCACCCTGGATGCCTTAAG ATTAAGGAATCGGAGGGTGTGGTCAACGATGagcttcccaactgctgggagTGTCCGAAGTGTAACCATGCCGGCAAGACCGGGAAA CAAAAGCGTGGCCCTGGCTTTAAGTATGCCTCCAACCTGCCTGGCTCCTTGCTCAAGGAGCAGAAGATGAACCGGGACAACAAGGAAGGGCAAGAGCCTGCCAAGCGGAGAAGTGAGTGTGAAGAGGCTCCCCGTCGGAGGTCAGACGAGCACCCCAAAAAGGTGCCTGCAGATGGCATCCTCCGCCGAAAGTCTGATGATGTGCACCTGAGGAGGAAGCGGAAATACGAGAAGCCCCAAGAGCTGAGTGGACGCAAGCGA GCCTCGTCGCTTCAAACGTCCCCCGGTTCCTCCTCTCACCTCTCGCCGAGGCCCCCTCTAGGCAGCAGTCTCAGCCCTTGGTGGAGATCCAGTCTCACTTACTTCCAGCAGCAG CTAAAACCTGGCAAAGAAGATAAGCTTTTCAGGAAAAAG CGGCGGTCCTGGAAGAACGCTGAGGATCGTCTGTCACTGGCCAACAAGCCCCTTCGGCGCTTTAAGCAGGAACCGGAGGACGATCTGCCTGAGGCACCTCCTAAGACCCGGGAGAGTGATCAGTCACGTTCCAGCTCACCCACTGctggtcccagcactgagggagctgaaggcccagaagagaagaaaaaggtgaAGATGCGCCGGAAGCGGCGACTTGTTAACAAGGAGCTGAGCAAAGAGCTAAGCAAGGAGCTCAACCATGAGATCCAAAAGACGGAGAGCACCCTGGCTCACGAGAGCCAGCAGCCCATCAAGTCAGAGCCTGAGAGCGAGAACGACGAGCCCAAGAGGCCCTTAAGCCACTGCGAGCGCCCCCACCGCTTCAGCAAAGGGCTCAACGGCACACCTCGGGAGCTGCGGCACTCGCTGGGACCTGGCCTGCGTAGTCCACCTCGTGTTATGTCCCGGCCCCCGCCCTCTGCATCCCCACCCAAGTGCATCCAGATGGAGCGTCACGTGATCCGGCCACCGCCCATCAGCCCCCCACCTGACTCGCTGCCCCTGGATGATGGAGCAGCCCACGTCATGCATAGGGAGGTGTGGATGGCAGTCTTCAGCTACCTCAGCCACCGAGACCTGTGTGTCTGCATGCGGGTCTGCAGGACCTGGAACCGCTG GTGCTGCGATAAGCGGTTGTGGACCCGCATCGACCTGAACCGCTGCAAGTCCATCACACCCCTGATGCTGAGCGGTATCATCCGGCGACAGCCTGTCTCCCTTGACCTCAGTTGGACCAACATCTCCAAGAAGCAGCTGAGTTGGCTCATCAACCGGTTGCCTG GGCTCCGAGACTTGGTGCTGTCAGGCTGCTCATGGATCGCTGTCTCAGCCCTCTGTAGCTCCAGTTGTCCATTGCTCCGGACCCTGGATGTCCAGTGGGTAGAAGGACTAAAGGATGCCCAGATGAGggatctcctgtctccacccacagACAACAGGCCAG GTCAGATGGACAATCGGAGCAAGCTCCGGAACATTGTAGAGCTGCGCCTAGCTGGCCTGGACATCACAGATGTCTCCCTGCGGCTCATTATTCGCCATATGCCCCTGCTCTCGAAGCTCCAACTCAGTTACTGTAACCACATCAATGACCAGTCCATCAACCTGCTCACTGCCGTCGGCACCACCACCCGAGACTCGCTGACAGAGGTCAACCTATCAG ACTGTAATAAGGTAACTGACCTGTGCCTGTCCTTCTTCAAACGCTGTGGAAATATCTGTCATATTGACCTGAGGTACTGCAAGCAAGTCACCAAGGAAGGCTGTGAGCAATTCATAGCTGAAATGTCTGTGAGTGTCCAATTTGGGCAAGTGGAAGAGAAACTCCTGCAAAAActaagttag
- the Kdm2b gene encoding lysine-specific demethylase 2B isoform 5 (isoform 5 is encoded by transcript variant 5): MAMSVSAEDDDYESEPDQNRVVGRPKGKLGPASAVKLAANRTTAGARRRRTRCRKCEACLRTECGECHFCKDMKKFGGPGRMKQSCIMRQCIAPVLPHTAVCLVCGEAGKEDTVEEEEGKFNLMLMECSICNEIIHPGCLKIKESEGVVNDELPNCWECPKCNHAGKTGKQKRGPGFKYASNLPGSLLKEQKMNRDNKEGQEPAKRRSECEEAPRRRSDEHPKKVPADGILRRKSDDVHLRRKRKYEKPQELSGRKRLKPGKEDKLFRKKRRSWKNAEDRLSLANKPLRRFKQEPEDDLPEAPPKTRESDQSRSSSPTAGPSTEGAEGPEEKKKVKMRRKRRLVNKELSKELSKELNHEIQKTESTLAHESQQPIKSEPESENDEPKRPLSHCERPHRFSKGLNGTPRELRHSLGPGLRSPPRVMSRPPPSASPPKCIQMERHVIRPPPISPPPDSLPLDDGAAHVMHREVWMAVFSYLSHRDLCVCMRVCRTWNRWCCDKRLWTRIDLNRCKSITPLMLSGIIRRQPVSLDLSWTNISKKQLSWLINRLPGLRDLVLSGCSWIAVSALCSSSCPLLRTLDVQWVEGLKDAQMRDLLSPPTDNRPGQMDNRSKLRNIVELRLAGLDITDVSLRLIIRHMPLLSKLQLSYCNHINDQSINLLTAVGTTTRDSLTEVNLSDCNKVTDLCLSFFKRCGNICHIDLRYCKQVTKEGCEQFIAEMSVSVQFGQVEEKLLQKLS; this comes from the exons ATGGCCATGTCCGTGAGCGCCGAGGACGACGACTATGAATCGGAGCCCGACCAG AACCGGGTGGTGGGTCGGCCTAAGGGCAAGTTGGGCCCGGCCTCAGCGGTGAAGTTGGCTGCCAACCGAACAACAGCAGGAGCTCGCAGGCGCCGGACGCGATGCCGCAAGTGCGAGGCCTGCCTGCGGACGGAGTGTGGAGAGTGCCACTTTTGCAAGGACATGAAGAAGTTTGGAGGTCCTGGGCGCATGAAGCAGAGCTGCATCATGCGGCAGTGCATCGCG CCAGTGCTGCCCCACACCGCCGTGTGCCTTGTGTGTGGCgaggcagggaaggaggacacagtggaagaggaagaaggcaagTTTAACCTCATGCTCATGGAATGCTCCATCTGCAACGAGATCATCCACCCTGGATGCCTTAAG ATTAAGGAATCGGAGGGTGTGGTCAACGATGagcttcccaactgctgggagTGTCCGAAGTGTAACCATGCCGGCAAGACCGGGAAA CAAAAGCGTGGCCCTGGCTTTAAGTATGCCTCCAACCTGCCTGGCTCCTTGCTCAAGGAGCAGAAGATGAACCGGGACAACAAGGAAGGGCAAGAGCCTGCCAAGCGGAGAAGTGAGTGTGAAGAGGCTCCCCGTCGGAGGTCAGACGAGCACCCCAAAAAGGTGCCTGCAGATGGCATCCTCCGCCGAAAGTCTGATGATGTGCACCTGAGGAGGAAGCGGAAATACGAGAAGCCCCAAGAGCTGAGTGGACGCAAGCGA CTAAAACCTGGCAAAGAAGATAAGCTTTTCAGGAAAAAG CGGCGGTCCTGGAAGAACGCTGAGGATCGTCTGTCACTGGCCAACAAGCCCCTTCGGCGCTTTAAGCAGGAACCGGAGGACGATCTGCCTGAGGCACCTCCTAAGACCCGGGAGAGTGATCAGTCACGTTCCAGCTCACCCACTGctggtcccagcactgagggagctgaaggcccagaagagaagaaaaaggtgaAGATGCGCCGGAAGCGGCGACTTGTTAACAAGGAGCTGAGCAAAGAGCTAAGCAAGGAGCTCAACCATGAGATCCAAAAGACGGAGAGCACCCTGGCTCACGAGAGCCAGCAGCCCATCAAGTCAGAGCCTGAGAGCGAGAACGACGAGCCCAAGAGGCCCTTAAGCCACTGCGAGCGCCCCCACCGCTTCAGCAAAGGGCTCAACGGCACACCTCGGGAGCTGCGGCACTCGCTGGGACCTGGCCTGCGTAGTCCACCTCGTGTTATGTCCCGGCCCCCGCCCTCTGCATCCCCACCCAAGTGCATCCAGATGGAGCGTCACGTGATCCGGCCACCGCCCATCAGCCCCCCACCTGACTCGCTGCCCCTGGATGATGGAGCAGCCCACGTCATGCATAGGGAGGTGTGGATGGCAGTCTTCAGCTACCTCAGCCACCGAGACCTGTGTGTCTGCATGCGGGTCTGCAGGACCTGGAACCGCTG GTGCTGCGATAAGCGGTTGTGGACCCGCATCGACCTGAACCGCTGCAAGTCCATCACACCCCTGATGCTGAGCGGTATCATCCGGCGACAGCCTGTCTCCCTTGACCTCAGTTGGACCAACATCTCCAAGAAGCAGCTGAGTTGGCTCATCAACCGGTTGCCTG GGCTCCGAGACTTGGTGCTGTCAGGCTGCTCATGGATCGCTGTCTCAGCCCTCTGTAGCTCCAGTTGTCCATTGCTCCGGACCCTGGATGTCCAGTGGGTAGAAGGACTAAAGGATGCCCAGATGAGggatctcctgtctccacccacagACAACAGGCCAG GTCAGATGGACAATCGGAGCAAGCTCCGGAACATTGTAGAGCTGCGCCTAGCTGGCCTGGACATCACAGATGTCTCCCTGCGGCTCATTATTCGCCATATGCCCCTGCTCTCGAAGCTCCAACTCAGTTACTGTAACCACATCAATGACCAGTCCATCAACCTGCTCACTGCCGTCGGCACCACCACCCGAGACTCGCTGACAGAGGTCAACCTATCAG ACTGTAATAAGGTAACTGACCTGTGCCTGTCCTTCTTCAAACGCTGTGGAAATATCTGTCATATTGACCTGAGGTACTGCAAGCAAGTCACCAAGGAAGGCTGTGAGCAATTCATAGCTGAAATGTCTGTGAGTGTCCAATTTGGGCAAGTGGAAGAGAAACTCCTGCAAAAActaagttag
- the Kdm2b gene encoding lysine-specific demethylase 2B isoform 4 (isoform 4 is encoded by transcript variant 4), producing MAMSVSAEDDDYESEPDQNRVVGRPKGKLGPASAVKLAANRTTAGARRRRTRCRKCEACLRTECGECHFCKDMKKFGGPGRMKQSCIMRQCIAPVLPHTAVCLVCGEAGKEDTVEEEEGKFNLMLMECSICNEIIHPGCLKIKESEGVVNDELPNCWECPKCNHAGKTGKAYKQKRGPGFKYASNLPGSLLKEQKMNRDNKEGQEPAKRRSECEEAPRRRSDEHPKKVPADGILRRKSDDVHLRRKRKYEKPQELSGRKRASSLQTSPGSSSHLSPRPPLGSSLSPWWRSSLTYFQQQLKPGKEDKLFRKKRRSWKNAEDRLSLANKPLRRFKQEPEDDLPEAPPKTRESDQSRSSSPTAGPSTEGAEGPEEKKKVKMRRKRRLVNKELSKELSKELNHEIQKTESTLAHESQQPIKSEPESENDEPKRPLSHCERPHRFSKGLNGTPRELRHSLGPGLRSPPRVMSRPPPSASPPKCIQMERHVIRPPPISPPPDSLPLDDGAAHVMHREVWMAVFSYLSHRDLCVCMRVCRTWNRWCCDKRLWTRIDLNRCKSITPLMLSGIIRRQPVSLDLSWTNISKKQLSWLINRLPGLRDLVLSGCSWIAVSALCSSSCPLLRTLDVQWVEGLKDAQMRDLLSPPTDNRPGQMDNRSKLRNIVELRLAGLDITDVSLRLIIRHMPLLSKLQLSYCNHINDQSINLLTAVGTTTRDSLTEVNLSDCNKVTDLCLSFFKRCGNICHIDLRYCKQVTKEGCEQFIAEMSVSVQFGQVEEKLLQKLS from the exons ATGGCCATGTCCGTGAGCGCCGAGGACGACGACTATGAATCGGAGCCCGACCAG AACCGGGTGGTGGGTCGGCCTAAGGGCAAGTTGGGCCCGGCCTCAGCGGTGAAGTTGGCTGCCAACCGAACAACAGCAGGAGCTCGCAGGCGCCGGACGCGATGCCGCAAGTGCGAGGCCTGCCTGCGGACGGAGTGTGGAGAGTGCCACTTTTGCAAGGACATGAAGAAGTTTGGAGGTCCTGGGCGCATGAAGCAGAGCTGCATCATGCGGCAGTGCATCGCG CCAGTGCTGCCCCACACCGCCGTGTGCCTTGTGTGTGGCgaggcagggaaggaggacacagtggaagaggaagaaggcaagTTTAACCTCATGCTCATGGAATGCTCCATCTGCAACGAGATCATCCACCCTGGATGCCTTAAG ATTAAGGAATCGGAGGGTGTGGTCAACGATGagcttcccaactgctgggagTGTCCGAAGTGTAACCATGCCGGCAAGACCGGGAAA GCCTACAAGCAAAAGCGTGGCCCTGGCTTTAAGTATGCCTCCAACCTGCCTGGCTCCTTGCTCAAGGAGCAGAAGATGAACCGGGACAACAAGGAAGGGCAAGAGCCTGCCAAGCGGAGAAGTGAGTGTGAAGAGGCTCCCCGTCGGAGGTCAGACGAGCACCCCAAAAAGGTGCCTGCAGATGGCATCCTCCGCCGAAAGTCTGATGATGTGCACCTGAGGAGGAAGCGGAAATACGAGAAGCCCCAAGAGCTGAGTGGACGCAAGCGA GCCTCGTCGCTTCAAACGTCCCCCGGTTCCTCCTCTCACCTCTCGCCGAGGCCCCCTCTAGGCAGCAGTCTCAGCCCTTGGTGGAGATCCAGTCTCACTTACTTCCAGCAGCAG CTAAAACCTGGCAAAGAAGATAAGCTTTTCAGGAAAAAG CGGCGGTCCTGGAAGAACGCTGAGGATCGTCTGTCACTGGCCAACAAGCCCCTTCGGCGCTTTAAGCAGGAACCGGAGGACGATCTGCCTGAGGCACCTCCTAAGACCCGGGAGAGTGATCAGTCACGTTCCAGCTCACCCACTGctggtcccagcactgagggagctgaaggcccagaagagaagaaaaaggtgaAGATGCGCCGGAAGCGGCGACTTGTTAACAAGGAGCTGAGCAAAGAGCTAAGCAAGGAGCTCAACCATGAGATCCAAAAGACGGAGAGCACCCTGGCTCACGAGAGCCAGCAGCCCATCAAGTCAGAGCCTGAGAGCGAGAACGACGAGCCCAAGAGGCCCTTAAGCCACTGCGAGCGCCCCCACCGCTTCAGCAAAGGGCTCAACGGCACACCTCGGGAGCTGCGGCACTCGCTGGGACCTGGCCTGCGTAGTCCACCTCGTGTTATGTCCCGGCCCCCGCCCTCTGCATCCCCACCCAAGTGCATCCAGATGGAGCGTCACGTGATCCGGCCACCGCCCATCAGCCCCCCACCTGACTCGCTGCCCCTGGATGATGGAGCAGCCCACGTCATGCATAGGGAGGTGTGGATGGCAGTCTTCAGCTACCTCAGCCACCGAGACCTGTGTGTCTGCATGCGGGTCTGCAGGACCTGGAACCGCTG GTGCTGCGATAAGCGGTTGTGGACCCGCATCGACCTGAACCGCTGCAAGTCCATCACACCCCTGATGCTGAGCGGTATCATCCGGCGACAGCCTGTCTCCCTTGACCTCAGTTGGACCAACATCTCCAAGAAGCAGCTGAGTTGGCTCATCAACCGGTTGCCTG GGCTCCGAGACTTGGTGCTGTCAGGCTGCTCATGGATCGCTGTCTCAGCCCTCTGTAGCTCCAGTTGTCCATTGCTCCGGACCCTGGATGTCCAGTGGGTAGAAGGACTAAAGGATGCCCAGATGAGggatctcctgtctccacccacagACAACAGGCCAG GTCAGATGGACAATCGGAGCAAGCTCCGGAACATTGTAGAGCTGCGCCTAGCTGGCCTGGACATCACAGATGTCTCCCTGCGGCTCATTATTCGCCATATGCCCCTGCTCTCGAAGCTCCAACTCAGTTACTGTAACCACATCAATGACCAGTCCATCAACCTGCTCACTGCCGTCGGCACCACCACCCGAGACTCGCTGACAGAGGTCAACCTATCAG ACTGTAATAAGGTAACTGACCTGTGCCTGTCCTTCTTCAAACGCTGTGGAAATATCTGTCATATTGACCTGAGGTACTGCAAGCAAGTCACCAAGGAAGGCTGTGAGCAATTCATAGCTGAAATGTCTGTGAGTGTCCAATTTGGGCAAGTGGAAGAGAAACTCCTGCAAAAActaagttag